In the Populus trichocarpa isolate Nisqually-1 chromosome 1, P.trichocarpa_v4.1, whole genome shotgun sequence genome, tatatcgTAAATTCTTCGAGATAAAGACTCATGATCTTTATTTTCTactatatgtatatttttagagtatttttttatagtattattatattttttctttctaaaaaaatatttatttaagtatatGAGAAATATATTTACTTAGACATTTAAGGGTTCttatattcatcaaaataaaactttttacgGTACTAACCCATAAGTTATTTTAACTTACCAAGCATGTTGTTGTACGATTTAAAATGAGGGCATGCatgtacaattaaaaaaaatgtaaatcaaAGCAATCTAATTCGagatttaaattaagaaaaacattactTCAAACAGTGTTAGTGTAGAACCTGCATGTAATTCAAGAGGTGCAATTAATTTGTGCAGATTTGTCGAAGGATTCAAAGTGCAGTACTCTCGAAGGTAAGTTGGAAACAAAGAACCAAATGTCTTCCCCTCCCTAATATTTGCCAAGTGATTCCCATGCAGCCTCATGCCTCATTTTTGCTTTGAATATATATACcgctattaatttaatttgttgctGGAACGGGGAAAGCCGGCAAGGACCGTCAAATTACACGATTGACAGCACTGTGTCTCCTTGAATATCGGAGTCTTTTCAAGTAGTCTTTTGTTGTTGCTTTGGTGGACAAAGGGTCACTGCTTTAGAATGGGGAGCAATGCTTTTGCATAGAAATGGCCTTCACAGGTCGTTGTTTTCGAAACAGTTTTAGACAAGGCacatacattattttatttttttatgaattgtcACAAACCATTACatataaacttgagaaaaatcaaTGCATGAGAAACTGCCCAGTCGTAATTATAATTCGGTATTGAATTTGGGTTTCTTAAAGAAGTTAagaaactataaaatattttatcaaattataggAAGAAGAAGCTAGACACAATGACTTCGACTAAAAGGGGGGAATAAACGAAGAGAAGGAAGCTACTTGATTATTGGATACAAGTTTACGTACAGCCAAAGTATGCTTTCGTACTACTCTATGACATTCGAAGTTACAGAATTAATTAGTCCAGCTAGAAACTACGTCCTTAGAACATTAATACAAGAAAACTCCATTGCTTCAACTGATCTTCAAACTCTTTCAAGATTACGTACTGCTATTACCAACACCGTCAACAAGCATACCAGTACTAGTCTTAAACCTTGTTTCTGTAGGGTGAAATATTAGTATGATCATTGCcacaacaatcattttttctCTTGCAAGGCCCATGAATCCCATGCAAGTTGATCTATGGGACTCTGATTATAGTACATCCCGCAAGGCAGCAGAGTCGACtccacaaaatcaaaatcaaaatcaaagttaGAAGTTTCAAATGAAGCATCCATATTCTGCCCAGCACTTGTTAACTCATGACTGGTGATCTTCTCAATTCCCACTTGCTGCTCTGGCTGCTTTTTTTCAGGTATTATGGATTGAGTGGGGTCGTAGCCACCAGCCCACATGCAGCTCTCATCTAACATGCCAAACTCGGATGGATGTGAAGTAGAAGAGAATATAGGAACACTTCCGATTGAAGATTGGCTTGCAGTACTCTCCAAGAAAGCTTGCGTTCTAGGGTTTTGGTATTCATATGTCAATATGGATGAGAATTCGTGTGATAAGGGAGGATTAGTATCAGGAGCAAGAGGAATCATAGGGAATGGAATAGGGGGTGCTTTCATAACCATTGATGAGATATCACTGATTTGTGAATTCACTGTGAAAGTTGAGGTGGGTTGTTGATGGGAATGATAAGAGAGCTTCCATGcatcattgttattgttgtgtttATAATTAGTAGAGAGGAGATTGTGAGTGTTTGGATCTAACCCTTGTGCAATAAGCTTCTTTTTTATGCATGAGTTCCAGAAGTTCTTGACCTCATTGTCAGTTCTGCCAGGCAAATGCTTAGCTATTTGAGCCCATTTATTGCCTAGTATCCTGTGAGTATCAACGATGATCCTCTCTTCTTTTGCGGTAATTGAACCTCTTTTGAGATCCGGTCTCAGGTAGTTTATCCATCTCAATCTACAACTCTTTCCACACCTTTCCAACCCTGAAAGAATAATTATAAGCAACCAtttcaaggaaaagaaacaaTACAATGGGGGGGCTGGCTGTGAAAGAAGGAGGATTGAAGAGCTCTCCGAAATAAGagagaattaaattaaaagattaaagagCACTAGAGTTTTATGTACATATATATACCTGCTAGATTTGGAACAGAACTCCAAGAACCATGACCATGGAtggttatatattttattagctTCTCGTCTTCTTCTGGAGACCATAGCCCTCTCTTGACTTTCTGTTTTCTGCAGCATTGATGGCCCATTTTATTTCCCAAACCCTCCTGAATATCACAACTCACCATTTAGAAATATTGATCAGGGGTGCTTCCTTCCTTGTATCTTCTAGCAAATCTTCTGCGGGTTTAAAAATGCTAACATCTTGCACCTTTATATAAAGGTAGTTTTCCTTTCTTGATCCTGCTTTGGACGTCTATATGCAAATCAatatgtagagagagagagggggggggggattgTGTGGAAATTTAACTTTGGGTGTACTCATGAGAGGACCACTGGTCTCACTGAGTGTCTTGGAAACTTCAAGTGTTCTTTTGAACCTTTGCTCTCAACTTGATTACTACTTTCCTTttcaccaaataaaaaaacacgttaCTCTAATTATTGGGCTGATTAGTAATTTGACACAATCAACAAGTTACAAAACATGATACCTGAAGAAGCAACATCCTTGTATGGCACATGTTACTTGTAAGTATTTGTTTGCTCGATATATCTTCATGTCTAATTAAACCAGCTACATGAGAATGAGAAAGGTTTATGCGGATGATGATATAAAGATATTTGTCCTTTTTACGTGGAAagtatatattgaaaatatatttatgagagGATTGAGAAGACCAGGCTTGAAAAGTAATCCGCAAATAAACCCAAACACGACTAAATGccttaaaagaagaagaaaaaaactagagttaaacggggtttttttatatcttttgacAATAATTCTTGCTATTAAGTCATTTCGAggaaaatttgatatttgactaaataaaaaagataaaaaaacaaaaaaacaggagCTATACGACATTAAAAGACATGTGGGAAGAGTCTGCACACTTCAAGTGATGTATGCGGTGCCTTTCaactttcaaaaatattcttttattgtgtTATTGGAAGCGGTGTATTGTCCTCCTCTTATTGGTACGATGCGTATTTTTGATGAAGGTCTGGTTTGTCATCGATaggcctttcttcttcttttttacctttttttctctcttcttccccAAAAATTACACCTTAGCCCTCTTTGTTATTGGTATTTCAACTTAggtcattattcttttgatatctaatttttattcttaaccactttgtataagttttatttattttcaatttcattcttcaatttcaatttaaaaatattatatttttcaatttggtctttattcttttgatttttatttttttttccttggcccTTTTGTAAgagtattatttgtttttaatttcatcattcaatccaaattgATAGTAGTatgttttccaatttgatcctcattgttttggtgtctatttttttttttcttggccctttggaaaagttattattcttttcaatttcacccttcaatcataaatttgtttttattttatgtcgattttgatcctcattgttttgattttttttccttttactaaattaatttttcttttcaatttcacccttcaataaaatataaaatttatttggtatttgaatcttgatcatcattcttttaattactattttttaattttttttgtataattgaaattatattttcaattttacccttcaatatttgattgattgagaattaaacttcacgGTTTTATCAAATAGGGTACTTCGGGTTTaataacccgggtcatgagtttgaaaagttaatacaagtttttttaaaaaaaaaattataattctctttatttcttattgagttatttcaattttataatctgGGACACAGTATCTCGAGTTGACGCAATCCTAATTATCAAGGCTACAGGTTTATCATGCTAACTCAAGTTAACCATAACCAGTTTTTTTACCCCGTTTTGTTCTTCTGTATTTAATAAGATGTGGATTGAGATACATTATTTgttctcttttgaaaaaaaaaatatttttttctagttatcctaattacttttcttttcaaatttaatcaatttattgttgttttttatttttttatctaattgaattaaaatcaacttattCAATCTCGTCGGATCTATCACCCGAGTTGTgtaattttttagaagaaaaaaaacacacatgcagtaattaaacatcattttcatgtaaaaaataataattcagctCCACAGTGGAGCACGGTCACGAAGTGCGCGCGCGCGCAGCAAAACATGTTAGAGCATGAACTAATAAGTTTGATAAGTGAAGCTAACGAAAATCTTCTTTTTGGTTTGAATCTAGTAAAACATAAAAGCAGTGGAGTTGTAATGAATACTACATAGTACATACCTATATAGACCAAACAAAAGGTGTTCTCACACAATTGGGAAAGAACATGATTAAGGACGTTGGAGGATTAATCATAATATGGCCATTTAGGGGAAAACCTAATGATTTCAAGATAAGCACATCATTTCTTGCATCAAAATTCAACATGAAAAAGCCCTCCACTCCGAGTGCTGTCtcccccttttccttttcaaagtATAGCACTGCACATACCATATCTGTACATACTGCATACACACATGCTCGTACATGTGTACGTAGaattaatttatacaaatataTCTAGTAGGCTTATGATATCCTTTCTTCACTCAAACAGCTGATTGGATGTGCCAATTTCTTGATGTCAACGAAGATCATTATGATTGGATATGTCTGCCTCATCATTTTCACCCTTCgctttccttgttttttctgTCACCCTTTATTCTTTTCAGGGGAGAAAATCACGTGCTAAAGCAAGGCAGCAACGATCGAGGTCACACAAAATCTAGCACACAGACTTTATATAGGAGAAAAACCTGTCCTTTCAACCTTTTGGGTTTCATTTACAAAATGTTGTTAATTTGGTTTCcctctaattaatatataattgcaCTTAATTAAAGCAGCTGGATCTTaccatatatatacatagaatCGACCAggcttctttttctcttttgggAGTTGAAAGTCAAGGCATGACTCGGAATTCGTCCCTCGTCTTGATTGATCATTCTGTAAGGCAAGTCGCTATTGAAATACAGCACTCCATATATAATTAGACCCCTAATTAAGAACTATACTTGTGCGTTTTTTAGTTTAAGCAGCCTCCTGTAATAAAACAGTGATCAAATTGTTAAACCCTTTCTTGTAATATTTGTTGATCAGTCGGCAAATCACTCAAAGCTCAAGTGACAATAATCACAACTACATACCTAGCTCAAAGCTCAAGTAGACACACACAAATATATGGAAATATTCAAACCTAGCTAGggtatgtttaaaaaaaaaacattgaatgagCAACAGCATGAATTAGCTTAGTTTGTTCGATACAATTAACCTGTTACCTTGGCTTAATATTAAggaaaaaacttagaaaaaaatattaagaatttggaattttttgggcaatattattaaataaaaaaaataattcgatcTTGAAACTTGTTAACTTGGCTTCATGTCTAGCTCGAATTTTCAACTAAACCGTATGGGAACTGACTCAAagtcaatcaatcaatcaatttaataggTCCAAAGACAACTTTAATGACAAGTAAAAATATGGTATagctttaaaaaaactttaagataataattttttaaaaaatattaagacgatgtcatattgaataaatttgatCACCATGTGACCTAGATCAaagatttcaataattttaataacttttgtgttttttgaagttattttttttaattttataataaaaataaatgtttgtaaAATCAAgtatcaatcataaaaaaaaaatatttatttaatatcatgataaccttatataaagtaaattaaaataaccaatCACTCTAAATCACAACAAACTCATAATATAAAGATTGAAATGGTTACATGAGAAGATTTTATTCTGATGCCCAAAAGATAGCTTGAAATACCATACCATCACCGTAACTGGACTCGAGAGGCTGGACCATAGGTCATCCTGAAGTTAGTCCAGCAACAGTAAGCATAGTTACGGTCTGTGACCACTTGATGAAAACCTTGACCTTAATCACCTCGGTTTTGGGGCAGTCAATCAGGCTCTTTTTTGCGAATGTGGGGGGAGTGGGTCTTGCCTTTAATTTGATGGTTAAACTTCTAGATGATTATTTATGGACGGTCTGGGCCACCGTTCCATTATGAGAAATTCTATCTTTAGATTAGAGTTTTACCGACAACTCCATCGTTATCTCTGTTaggtttttaataatcaaaagcCAAACAAACTTGAGTATCCCCACTCGTCAAGTTATCAATGTGTAATAACTCCTCATATAGTATTAGTCCCCTCACCCCCCACACTAATATATTACCATAAATCTCCATCTCTATCTCCCTCCTTCATTTAATTTCGTCCGTCCGTACGTATTGTTTCTTTTCTCACACAACATCTTTAGTTAGCTAAAATTAATACTTGCTATATACTAAAGTTAGTACTGTCGGTGATGTTCTTGAAaccttctttaatttatttatttcattaataagaCTAGTTTACGcgtatcttgattaattttacggaccttgaagttaatgactatGTAAGCTTCTAGTAGCTTTGAAGTCTGTGAAATTCAAACTGGTGATCTCTATGAAGCAAACTCAGAAcataatgaattaaattacacccttcaaaattaatctttttaatttttaattatgagaTCGGTGTCATTTTCAATGAGTAACTTCATATCTATCTCCATGTTAACTTCTC is a window encoding:
- the LOC7491466 gene encoding transcription factor MYB86; the encoded protein is MVSCDIQEGLGNKMGHQCCRKQKVKRGLWSPEEDEKLIKYITIHGHGSWSSVPNLAGLERCGKSCRLRWINYLRPDLKRGSITAKEERIIVDTHRILGNKWAQIAKHLPGRTDNEVKNFWNSCIKKKLIAQGLDPNTHNLLSTNYKHNNNNDAWKLSYHSHQQPTSTFTVNSQISDISSMVMKAPPIPFPMIPLAPDTNPPLSHEFSSILTYEYQNPRTQAFLESTASQSSIGSVPIFSSTSHPSEFGMLDESCMWAGGYDPTQSIIPEKKQPEQQVGIEKITSHELTSAGQNMDASFETSNFDFDFDFVESTLLPCGMYYNQSPIDQLAWDSWALQEKK